One window of the Desulfovibrio sp. genome contains the following:
- the mlaD gene encoding outer membrane lipid asymmetry maintenance protein MlaD, producing MNTVRETAVGLFVLIGLLCVAYLTIKLGKMEVFGQQGFELSASFDSVSGLRVGADVEMSGVPVGRVISIGLDPDPVRNQAVVRLRLDKDLKLSDDSIASIRTSGLIGDKFVSLSRGGSEHILAAGDTITETESAVDLGTLIGKYAFGGVK from the coding sequence ATGAACACTGTTCGTGAAACCGCCGTGGGCCTGTTTGTTTTGATCGGCCTTTTGTGTGTTGCCTATCTGACCATCAAGCTTGGCAAGATGGAGGTTTTCGGACAACAGGGCTTTGAACTGTCCGCCAGTTTCGATTCCGTTTCCGGCCTGAGGGTCGGGGCGGATGTTGAAATGTCTGGCGTGCCGGTGGGGCGTGTCATCAGCATAGGGCTTGACCCAGACCCCGTGCGCAATCAGGCTGTTGTACGCCTGCGCCTCGACAAGGACCTGAAACTTTCAGACGACAGCATAGCATCTATCCGCACCAGTGGCCTCATAGGCGACAAGTTTGTCAGCCTTTCGCGGGGTGGCTCCGAGCACATACTCGCCGCTGGCGACACCATTACTGAAACAGAATCAGCCGTTGATCTCGGCACCCTGATCGGCAAATACGCCTTCGGAGGAGTCAAATAG
- a CDS encoding phospholipid-binding protein MlaC codes for MSTHAIMRHIVFGFLFVLMAVAVQPSQARASSPAQTALETSITRILGSIKNPDYVNPATRKPLRQQIEDEVLHIFDFKEFSSRTVGPRWSTFTPAQQQQFSDAFAELLLNTYLSKIDGYNGEQVVYTGEVTSPKGDRTEVRTVITMKDSKKVPVAYRMLPKDGTWFVYDVLIENISLVKNYRTQFQDILNSGSPDQLIAKVKAKAQEVRQGNGQ; via the coding sequence ATGTCTACCCATGCGATCATGCGCCATATAGTTTTCGGTTTCCTTTTTGTGCTCATGGCAGTTGCCGTGCAACCTTCACAGGCGCGCGCCAGCTCACCGGCACAGACTGCGCTGGAAACCTCCATCACGCGCATTCTCGGCTCCATCAAGAATCCGGACTACGTCAACCCGGCCACTCGCAAGCCCCTGCGCCAGCAGATTGAAGACGAAGTTCTGCATATTTTTGATTTTAAAGAATTTTCTTCGCGCACGGTTGGCCCCCGCTGGTCAACCTTTACCCCTGCCCAGCAACAGCAGTTCAGCGACGCTTTTGCAGAGCTGCTGCTCAACACCTACCTGAGCAAGATTGACGGCTACAACGGCGAGCAGGTCGTGTACACGGGCGAGGTCACCTCGCCCAAGGGCGACCGCACCGAGGTGCGCACGGTCATCACCATGAAGGACTCCAAAAAGGTTCCCGTGGCCTACCGCATGCTGCCCAAGGACGGAACGTGGTTTGTTTATGACGTGCTGATTGAAAATATCAGCCTGGTCAAAAACTACCGCACCCAGTTTCAGGATATTCTGAACAGCGGCAGCCCTGACCAGCTCATCGCCAAGGTCAAGGCCAAGGCGCAGGAGGTTCGACAGGGTAATGGGCAGTAA
- a CDS encoding VacJ family lipoprotein, producing the protein MGSNTSSPVPGHLCVSGILLAALLCLWHAPTSAATSQSPAPSTVYGKAPQLQPGAITVAPYGTMRSDNSLDDYDNEPIQSISDPIEPWNRFWFHFNDIFFLYVARPAYTAWETVTPHQLRSGLKNFFSNLLFPVRFVNNILQFRFFEAGVEFGRFVINTTSSAGFADVAKGHKTIVPVDPTGEDFGQTLGRWGIGHGFYIVWPIIGPSSARDTVGRAGDLFADPMFYLQPTELALGVGGSLRFNALGDVLPLYEDLNTVAVDPYIAMREAYVNFRKAQVMH; encoded by the coding sequence ATGGGCAGTAACACCTCATCACCAGTGCCGGGACATTTGTGTGTCTCCGGCATTTTGCTGGCAGCCTTGCTGTGCCTGTGGCATGCGCCCACCAGCGCGGCCACCAGCCAGTCGCCTGCGCCTTCCACGGTGTATGGCAAGGCTCCCCAGCTGCAGCCGGGGGCCATCACGGTTGCCCCATACGGAACCATGCGGTCTGACAACAGCTTGGACGACTACGACAATGAGCCTATCCAGAGCATTTCTGACCCCATCGAACCCTGGAACCGGTTCTGGTTCCATTTCAACGACATATTCTTTCTGTATGTCGCCAGGCCGGCCTATACAGCGTGGGAAACGGTTACCCCGCACCAGCTGCGATCAGGGCTGAAAAATTTCTTTTCCAACCTGCTTTTTCCTGTACGGTTTGTAAACAATATCTTGCAGTTCCGCTTTTTTGAAGCAGGCGTGGAGTTCGGGCGGTTTGTCATCAATACCACTTCCAGCGCAGGCTTTGCCGACGTGGCCAAGGGGCACAAAACCATTGTGCCGGTTGACCCCACGGGCGAGGACTTTGGCCAGACCCTTGGCCGCTGGGGGATTGGTCACGGTTTTTACATAGTATGGCCCATCATTGGCCCCAGCTCGGCGCGTGATACCGTTGGCCGTGCGGGCGACCTTTTTGCAGACCCCATGTTTTACCTGCAGCCCACCGAACTTGCCCTTGGCGTGGGCGGCAGCCTGCGGTTTAACGCCCTTGGCGACGTGCTGCCCCTCTACGAAGACCTGAACACCGTGGCTGTAGACCCCTACATTGCCATGCGTGAGGCCTATGTTAACTTCCGCAAGGCGCAGGTTATGCATTAG